In Muribaculum gordoncarteri, the genomic window GTGACATGCCGGTAGAAGACGAACGACATTCGGCTGTGGACCTGTCGCTTGGGGCGTTCTATAACTCGCGTCACTTCTGGGCGGGAGTGTCGGTGACGCATCTCACCCGGTCGCAGGTCACGCTCGATGTCGACGGCGACGGTGACAACGCCGTCACGTTTAATGCCGGGCGCAAGTTTTATTTGATGGCCGGCGGCAATATTCCTATAAAAAACACGTTATTTGAGATACAGCCGTCAATGCTTCTGAGAGTCGACCGCGACCGCGTGACGGGCCAGCTGACGGCCCGTGTGCGTTACAACCGCTTCCTGTGGGCCGGCGTGGCATGGCGTCACGACGATGCCGTGGCACTGCTGCTCGGAGCTGAGTTCAGCAACATCTTCATCGGCTACAGTTACGACCGTGCCGTGGCCGATGTGTCACGCCGGGGACGGGGCAGTCACGAGGTGTGGGGCGGCTACAAGGTAAAGCTTGACTTCGGGCCGCGCAACCGATACGGGCATAAAAGCATACGCATAATGTAATCATCACAATATGAAAGGAGTATCGACAAGATTATCAATCATTATAATAGCCTCGGCCATGGCGGTGTCATGTGCCGTGGGAGGGCATGGAAACTCCGGCGGCGAGGTTACCGGCGTGGGCGGCGTGTCGTGGAGCGAACTTACGCCCTATGGCATGGTGCTTGTCGACCGAGGGTCGATAATGGCAGGTCCGGCCGAAGCCGACAGCGCATGGAACCTGCGAGCCGACGCCCGCGGAGTGTCGGTCGACGGATTCTGGATGGATGAAACCGAAATCACCAATGCCAAGTACAAGCAGTTTGTCTACTGGGTGCGTGACTCCATAATCCGCGAGCGACTTGCCGACCCGGCCTATGGCGGCAACGACGAGTTTCGCATCGAGGAGGACCGTGACGGCAATCCCGTGGGGCCCTATCTCAACTGGAGCAAGCCCATTCCGTGGCGTAACGCCGACGAGGACGAGCGGCGTGCCATCGAGAGCATGTACCGCGTGAATCCGGTGACGGGAGTGCATGAGCTCGACCCCGAGCAGCTCACCTACCGTTACGAGGTGTACAACTACACCGAGGCGGCCAAGCGAAAGAACCGCCTGAACCCGGCACGGTTCTAGTGGTCGGAAGAGGTTTGTAACGATAGTATTTTGATTTTTAGATTATTGACCTCTGATTTCATTGATTTTACTTGAGCCTCAAGTCTTTTTATCGTTTCTGTCTGATATCTAATCAATTCTGTCATGATGGCCTGTTTGGCTATGCGTGGCCCCATATTATGGGCAATGGAATATATTTTAACCAGCAGGGCGACAATCAGGGTCATATACAGCATTACCTGTATTCCGTGTACATTTGTTGATATAAAATGTGAAAAGCTCAGATCCTGTTTGAGAAATTTAAAGAATACCTCAATATCCCAGCGCCTTCGGTAATATTGGACAATTTCGATGGCATCTTTCTCAAAGTTATTGGTAATCAAGACCATCTCGTCATCATAGTGTCGGGCGTGGCGTCTGGTGTTTCGTGGAGATTCCGGACGCGGTGTCTTGAATCTAACCCGTATAATCCTGTAAAGGCATGAGGTATCCCATTTGTCGGATTGTTTGGCTCTGAGATAACCCTTGTCATCCGCGGTCACTACCACTTCATTGTCTGCCAGCACAGAGTCTTCGGGCAACATCGTTTCTACGGGTTGTGTGCAGCGGTTTAGGTTGAGCCTCCCGACGAAGAAGGCCCGGTTCTGTTTTGTCAGTTTCGCGATACATTTGAAATCATCCACATCCTTCAAGCCTCTGTCAAAGACATATCCA contains:
- a CDS encoding transposase, giving the protein MTTQHPKDNVTAIGVIKNLPYDKISEIAAKTKVDYKAKKLRGVDMMVDCIFAMLSSSQVSQRIISIKNGIPLMTDTNGTSDSKRTVVVHSSFSERLTRINIDFFKEAYALICSKYLKYVPDAVLDDMQIIRVDSTMVAETSNKLVEGFSTGMTKNTSSDRRQLKYTMAYNGLNVVAANVFTERTYSADNAPISKTVAQCLRKRAGMSNGYVFDRGLKDVDDFKCIAKLTKQNRAFFVGRLNLNRCTQPVETMLPEDSVLADNEVVVTADDKGYLRAKQSDKWDTSCLYRIIRVRFKTPRPESPRNTRRHARHYDDEMVLITNNFEKDAIEIVQYYRRRWDIEVFFKFLKQDLSFSHFISTNVHGIQVMLYMTLIVALLVKIYSIAHNMGPRIAKQAIMTELIRYQTETIKRLEAQVKSMKSEVNNLKIKILSLQTSSDH
- a CDS encoding PorP/SprF family type IX secretion system membrane protein, which codes for MTRINRILSLIAVTVASLAVTVDAQVDMMMTNYVEALNYYNAAAIGTSDYLRVRVGGRWDRIGTDPAPKSFMLTGDMPLPLLGNKLAAGVVAQRESMGLYRNITAGLQCGYKITTGRSSSVTLAVQAGIIDNEFRWSERELPEGDAASDEAGDMPVEDERHSAVDLSLGAFYNSRHFWAGVSVTHLTRSQVTLDVDGDGDNAVTFNAGRKFYLMAGGNIPIKNTLFEIQPSMLLRVDRDRVTGQLTARVRYNRFLWAGVAWRHDDAVALLLGAEFSNIFIGYSYDRAVADVSRRGRGSHEVWGGYKVKLDFGPRNRYGHKSIRIM